A genomic stretch from Candidatus Sulfotelmatobacter sp. includes:
- the flgA gene encoding flagellar basal body P-ring formation chaperone FlgA, with translation MTSSADRVIAATALALALFAGVAAGDAPPGAPDAGAPKPDVLPSVFEQSVRREVASRWSVPEDQVALEWTRAATAAAARLGESDARVRLLGGDGGWFTVVAGPAGDPLALRLHAGVSTTVQVATRAMAVGERLGAADIGEETRVRFGPPAAPGERQPGVGWEVRRPVRSGEPLAWPAIAPPAVIENGKPVSVLWERGGVRVRLDGVALGDARLGDVVGVRVQHRQGRLSGIAVAPGVVRLDGKEQP, from the coding sequence ATGACCTCATCCGCTGACCGGGTGATCGCCGCCACGGCGCTCGCGCTCGCGCTGTTCGCGGGCGTCGCCGCCGGCGACGCGCCGCCCGGCGCGCCCGACGCCGGCGCGCCCAAGCCGGACGTTCTGCCTTCGGTGTTCGAGCAATCGGTGCGCCGCGAGGTCGCGAGCCGGTGGTCGGTTCCCGAGGATCAGGTGGCGCTCGAATGGACCCGCGCCGCGACCGCCGCGGCCGCGCGCCTCGGCGAGTCCGACGCGCGGGTGCGGCTGCTCGGCGGCGACGGTGGCTGGTTCACGGTGGTGGCCGGTCCGGCCGGCGACCCGCTCGCCCTGAGGCTGCACGCCGGAGTCAGCACCACGGTGCAGGTCGCGACCCGGGCGATGGCGGTGGGAGAACGGCTCGGCGCGGCGGATATCGGCGAGGAGACGCGCGTGCGCTTCGGCCCGCCGGCTGCTCCGGGCGAGCGCCAGCCCGGCGTGGGCTGGGAAGTGCGGCGTCCGGTGAGAAGCGGCGAGCCACTGGCGTGGCCCGCGATTGCGCCGCCGGCGGTGATCGAGAACGGCAAGCCGGTGTCGGTGCTGTGGGAGCGCGGCGGAGTTCGCGTGCGCCTCGACGGCGTCGCGCTCGGCGACGCGCGGCTCGGCGACGTCGTGGGCGTGCGTGTTCAGCACCGGCAGGGACGTCTCAGCGGCATCGCGGTCGCGCCCGGCGTGGTGCGGCTGGACGGGAAGGAGCAACCATGA
- a CDS encoding HDOD domain-containing protein, which produces MTLRQVGTPKPSLSRSIRDAVNAGKLTLPPMPPVAAKVLRLLREDYNGPVGPLVVLLSSDPALTTAILRVANSAIFGGLGEVSDLRIAIARLGVREVTAIVTMVAHKANFVSDDPEKQAILHALWDHSIVTAQGARRIGTERGVDGSDAFLAGLLHDTGKLLLFRAFDRLLAEGQGQKLTAAARDELMETLHPELGHHVLSDWRIPESACHVALHHHDAEPPVDDRLLLCVQAANSISRKIGAHTHPSPELNLLEVRAIQRLELTDAVLSELMSELVGDLEHLRQLL; this is translated from the coding sequence GTGACCCTGAGACAGGTTGGCACCCCGAAGCCCTCGCTCTCCCGCAGCATTCGGGATGCCGTCAACGCCGGCAAGCTCACGCTGCCGCCGATGCCCCCGGTGGCGGCCAAGGTGCTCCGGCTGTTGCGTGAGGATTACAACGGCCCGGTCGGACCGCTGGTGGTGCTGCTCAGCAGCGATCCGGCTCTGACCACGGCGATCCTGCGCGTGGCGAACTCGGCGATCTTCGGCGGACTCGGCGAAGTGTCCGACCTGCGCATCGCGATCGCGCGCCTCGGCGTGCGCGAGGTGACGGCGATCGTGACCATGGTGGCGCACAAGGCCAACTTCGTGTCGGACGATCCCGAGAAGCAGGCGATTCTGCACGCGCTGTGGGATCACTCGATCGTCACGGCGCAGGGCGCGCGACGGATTGGCACGGAACGCGGCGTGGATGGCAGCGATGCGTTCCTCGCCGGGCTGCTCCACGACACCGGAAAGCTGCTCCTGTTCCGAGCGTTCGATCGCCTGCTCGCCGAGGGCCAGGGCCAGAAGCTCACTGCCGCCGCGCGCGACGAGCTGATGGAGACCCTCCATCCCGAGCTCGGACACCACGTGCTGTCGGACTGGCGCATCCCCGAGAGCGCCTGCCACGTGGCGCTCCATCACCACGACGCCGAGCCACCGGTCGACGATCGCCTGCTGCTGTGCGTTCAGGCGGCGAACTCGATCTCGCGCAAGATCGGCGCCCACACCCACCCGAGTCCCGAGCTGAATCTACTCGAGGTGCGCGCGATTCAGCGCCTCGAGCTGACCGACGCCGTGCTTTCCGAGCTGATGTCGGAGCTGGTCGGCGACCTGGAGCACCTGAGACAGCTGCTCTAG
- the flgN gene encoding flagellar export chaperone FlgN, translating into MSPTLEGNMQLDESSPEAWPQLMEREVALLGELRDQLLRQREAVVKNRVVDVNTGADDMQRLLLTLDALRHRRQELASRYPASPARAAELEPSQQRVRAAALEVARIAAVNREVLQRIMASGEAFLQELFSSLGGAPTYGPGERGEERPSPGCLFDRRG; encoded by the coding sequence GTGAGCCCGACCCTGGAAGGCAACATGCAGCTCGACGAGTCGTCGCCGGAGGCCTGGCCGCAGTTGATGGAGCGCGAGGTCGCGCTGCTCGGCGAGCTGCGCGACCAGCTGCTTCGCCAGCGCGAGGCGGTCGTCAAGAACCGTGTCGTTGACGTGAACACGGGCGCCGACGACATGCAGCGCCTGCTGCTCACGCTCGACGCTCTGCGCCATCGGCGTCAGGAGCTGGCGTCGCGGTATCCGGCGTCGCCGGCACGCGCGGCCGAGCTCGAGCCGTCGCAGCAGCGCGTACGCGCCGCGGCGCTCGAAGTCGCGCGGATCGCGGCCGTCAATCGCGAAGTGCTGCAGCGCATCATGGCCTCGGGCGAAGCGTTCCTCCAGGAACTGTTCTCGTCGCTGGGCGGGGCTCCCACCTACGGGCCGGGCGAGCGGGGCGAAGAGCGCCCGTCGCCGGGCTGTCTTTTCGATCGGAGGGGATGA
- a CDS encoding alpha-amylase family glycosyl hydrolase, translated as MKRPRYPSLLQINTRVWLAARSRILGRAATLDDVPDAELDSITSLGFDWVWLLSVWRTGPAGRKVAREHAGWRREFQATLPDLREDDIGGSGFAVAGYTVAEPLGGGPALARMRERLGSRGIRLMLDFVPNHTALDHPWVESHPEYYVRGSELDLAREPRNYVWVKRAGGDQLLAHGRDPNFPGWPDTLQLDYANPETQTAMRGELLEIAGQCDGVRCDMAMLVLPEVFERTWGARAQPFWPEAIRAVRERAPGFCLMAEAYWDLEWTLQQQGFDYTYDKRLYDRLRAGVARPVREHLMAELDYQNKLARFLENHDEPRAAATFASGQHQAAALITFLAPGMRFLHQGQLEGRTVRISPHLIRAPEEPTNQELNHFYLRLLDLLRRPLVREGRWRLLECAPAWEGNWTWDCFVAFAWEGESAERLIVAVNYSDHASQCLARLPFGDLAGRRWRLSDTLSDSVRDRDGEVLAGRGLDLELPAWGFSAPRLEAIR; from the coding sequence GTGAAGCGGCCCCGCTATCCGTCGCTCCTTCAGATCAATACGCGCGTCTGGCTGGCGGCACGATCCCGAATTCTGGGGCGCGCCGCCACGCTCGACGACGTACCCGACGCCGAGCTCGACTCGATCACATCACTGGGCTTCGACTGGGTGTGGCTGCTGAGCGTCTGGAGAACCGGGCCCGCCGGCCGAAAGGTGGCGCGCGAACATGCCGGGTGGCGCCGGGAGTTCCAGGCGACGTTGCCCGATCTGCGCGAAGATGACATCGGCGGTTCGGGGTTCGCGGTTGCCGGCTACACGGTGGCCGAGCCGCTGGGTGGCGGGCCGGCGCTGGCCCGGATGCGCGAACGGCTGGGCAGTCGCGGCATTCGCCTGATGCTCGACTTCGTTCCCAATCACACCGCGCTCGATCATCCCTGGGTCGAGAGTCACCCCGAATACTATGTCCGCGGATCCGAGCTGGATCTGGCGCGCGAGCCCCGCAACTACGTGTGGGTGAAGCGCGCCGGCGGGGATCAGCTGCTCGCCCACGGCCGCGATCCGAACTTTCCCGGCTGGCCCGACACGCTGCAGCTCGACTACGCGAATCCCGAAACCCAGACCGCCATGCGCGGCGAGCTGCTCGAGATCGCGGGCCAATGCGACGGGGTGCGCTGCGACATGGCGATGCTGGTGCTGCCCGAGGTGTTCGAGCGCACCTGGGGTGCCCGCGCGCAGCCGTTCTGGCCCGAGGCGATCCGGGCGGTGCGCGAACGCGCGCCGGGCTTCTGCCTCATGGCCGAGGCCTACTGGGATCTCGAGTGGACGCTGCAGCAGCAGGGCTTTGACTACACCTACGACAAGCGCCTGTACGATCGGTTGCGGGCCGGAGTCGCGCGCCCGGTGCGCGAGCACCTGATGGCCGAGCTCGACTACCAGAACAAGCTGGCGCGCTTCCTCGAGAATCACGACGAGCCGCGCGCGGCCGCGACCTTCGCCTCGGGGCAGCATCAGGCTGCCGCGCTGATCACCTTTCTCGCGCCCGGAATGCGCTTCCTGCATCAGGGGCAGCTCGAGGGCCGCACGGTTCGCATTTCGCCGCATCTGATTCGCGCGCCGGAGGAACCGACGAATCAAGAGCTCAACCACTTCTATCTGCGGCTGCTCGATCTGCTCCGCCGGCCACTGGTGCGCGAGGGCCGTTGGCGGTTGCTCGAGTGCGCGCCGGCGTGGGAAGGAAACTGGACCTGGGACTGCTTCGTGGCGTTCGCCTGGGAAGGCGAGAGCGCCGAGCGCCTGATCGTGGCCGTGAACTACTCCGACCACGCGAGCCAGTGCCTCGCTCGTCTGCCCTTCGGTGATCTCGCCGGACGACGCTGGCGGCTGAGCGACACGCTCAGTGACTCGGTTCGCGATCGTGACGGCGAGGTGCTTGCCGGGCGCGGCCTCGATCTCGAGTTGCCGGCCTGGGGGTTCAGCGCCCCAAGGTTGGAGGCGATTCGCTGA
- a CDS encoding HD domain-containing phosphohydrolase: MSEARARVLVAESDPAAIAVYREALGSEPGIQLTLAGDALDAMRACQQEAPDLTIAGSGLLAADDWALARQLHHRADERGIIVMVSDAGDCDRRHEALMRGVDEFLRRPVDVASVLAKVRGMLRLKRAYDRLRLDRDEMERLHVQLSERFEQLMKLLVSILDMSLPGAADRGIRVARLADRVADKFSVPSELRKDLDIAARLYELGRLVMITPESHSTVGTDAWAVAVATRDILDRVEGLKGAAEVVGSMFENWDGTGMPSHLLQGQIPLRSRILRAVLDYDGELEGGRGARPAEVMARLMEHKAARYDPLVLVHLESVVDAGAGASEKTDRRVIPIASLETGMVLADDLYTASGIKLLARGTRLGAAAIESLLRRHRVEPLLHGACVKIDKVA, encoded by the coding sequence ATGAGCGAAGCGCGCGCGCGAGTCCTGGTCGCGGAGAGCGACCCCGCGGCGATCGCGGTGTACCGCGAGGCGCTCGGCAGCGAGCCCGGCATCCAGCTGACACTGGCTGGCGACGCCCTCGACGCGATGCGCGCCTGCCAGCAGGAAGCACCCGACCTCACGATCGCCGGCTCGGGGCTGCTGGCCGCCGACGACTGGGCGCTGGCGCGCCAGCTCCATCATCGCGCCGACGAGCGCGGCATCATCGTCATGGTGTCGGACGCCGGCGACTGCGACCGCCGGCACGAAGCGTTGATGCGCGGAGTGGACGAGTTCCTGCGCCGCCCGGTGGACGTGGCGAGCGTGCTGGCCAAGGTGCGCGGCATGCTGCGGCTCAAGCGCGCCTACGATCGGCTCAGGCTCGATCGCGACGAGATGGAGCGCCTCCACGTTCAGCTCAGCGAGCGATTCGAGCAGCTCATGAAGCTGCTGGTGTCGATCCTCGACATGAGCCTGCCGGGCGCCGCCGATCGCGGCATCCGAGTCGCGAGGCTCGCCGACCGCGTGGCCGACAAGTTCTCGGTGCCGTCGGAGCTGCGCAAGGATCTCGACATCGCCGCGCGGCTCTACGAGCTGGGCCGGCTGGTGATGATCACTCCCGAAAGCCATTCGACCGTCGGCACCGATGCCTGGGCAGTGGCGGTCGCGACGCGCGACATCCTCGATCGCGTCGAGGGATTGAAGGGGGCCGCCGAGGTGGTCGGCTCGATGTTCGAGAACTGGGACGGCACCGGGATGCCGAGTCACCTTCTGCAGGGACAGATTCCGCTGCGAAGCCGAATCCTGCGCGCGGTGCTCGACTACGACGGCGAGCTGGAGGGCGGCCGGGGCGCCCGCCCCGCCGAGGTGATGGCGAGACTGATGGAGCACAAGGCCGCGCGCTACGACCCGCTGGTGCTGGTGCATCTCGAGAGCGTGGTGGATGCGGGCGCCGGGGCGAGCGAGAAGACCGACCGGCGCGTGATCCCGATCGCCTCGCTCGAGACCGGCATGGTGCTCGCCGACGATCTCTACACCGCCTCGGGCATCAAGCTGCTCGCCCGCGGCACGCGCCTCGGCGCCGCGGCGATCGAATCCCTGCTGCGCCGGCATCGCGTCGAGCCCTTGCTCCACGGCGCGTGCGTGAAGATCGACAAGGTGGCCTAG
- the flgK gene encoding flagellar hook-associated protein FlgK, with protein sequence MSLISLLSIARSALLEQQRAMAVTSHNVANANTPGYTRQRLDLVSETPDQSPWGAIGRGVTDTGITRIRDAFLDISVRGDSGSLGNAQTRFDLLSTVNSALMEPSDSSIGAAFDGMMQSFADLANDPTSGPQRELTRAAAQRFVDQMHRVSGSIDQAQQEGISRLQSQVSDVNQLADQLAQLNNKIAGSGAANSPDLMDQRDNLIDQLSTYGSVQVTPQSDGSVNIRFGDVSLVEGGQSHSLSVVPVGGGWGVGTTPTGPAVNTGAGSLSALTDLVTHTLPGMKAQLDAFANAAVTQVNNLHRLGYTLNGSTGVDFFDPAGTTAGNIQLSAAVQGSTDQIAAASTAAPGDGNTALALSALGNQQILSLGGKTMREYYNGFAADIGAGVQNADQDVSVQQTLRDHDDGLRQSVGGVSVDEEMVNLIGQQQAYSAAAKIVTAADTMLQTLLNMTTATGA encoded by the coding sequence ATGTCACTGATCAGCCTGCTCAGCATTGCCCGCTCGGCGCTGCTCGAGCAACAGCGCGCGATGGCGGTGACGTCTCACAACGTCGCCAACGCCAACACGCCCGGCTACACGCGCCAGCGGCTCGATCTGGTCTCGGAGACGCCCGATCAGTCGCCGTGGGGCGCGATCGGCCGCGGGGTGACCGACACCGGCATCACGCGGATCCGCGACGCGTTTCTCGACATCTCGGTCCGGGGCGACTCGGGATCGCTCGGCAACGCGCAAACGCGCTTCGACCTGCTCAGCACCGTCAACAGCGCGCTGATGGAGCCGTCGGATTCGAGCATCGGCGCCGCCTTCGACGGCATGATGCAGTCGTTTGCCGATCTCGCCAACGATCCCACCAGCGGCCCGCAGCGCGAACTGACCCGCGCCGCGGCGCAGCGATTCGTGGATCAGATGCATCGCGTCTCGGGCTCGATCGACCAGGCGCAGCAGGAGGGCATTTCGCGCCTGCAGAGCCAGGTGAGCGACGTCAACCAGCTCGCCGACCAGCTCGCCCAGCTCAACAACAAGATCGCCGGCTCGGGCGCCGCCAACTCACCCGACCTGATGGATCAGCGCGACAACCTGATCGACCAGCTCTCGACCTACGGCAGCGTTCAGGTGACGCCGCAGTCCGATGGCAGCGTCAACATCAGGTTTGGCGACGTCTCGCTGGTCGAAGGTGGCCAGTCGCACTCGCTCTCGGTGGTCCCGGTGGGCGGCGGTTGGGGCGTGGGTACCACGCCGACCGGTCCCGCGGTCAACACCGGCGCCGGCAGCCTGAGCGCGCTCACCGACCTGGTCACCCACACGCTGCCCGGCATGAAGGCGCAACTCGACGCCTTCGCCAACGCCGCGGTGACCCAGGTCAACAATCTGCACCGGCTCGGCTACACGCTCAACGGCTCGACCGGCGTGGACTTCTTCGATCCGGCCGGCACCACCGCCGGCAACATTCAGCTCTCGGCGGCCGTGCAGGGTTCGACGGATCAGATCGCGGCTGCCAGCACCGCCGCGCCCGGCGACGGCAACACCGCCCTCGCCCTGTCGGCTCTCGGCAATCAGCAGATCCTGTCGCTCGGCGGCAAGACCATGCGCGAGTACTACAACGGCTTCGCCGCCGACATCGGCGCGGGCGTTCAGAACGCCGATCAGGATGTCAGCGTGCAGCAGACGCTTCGGGATCACGACGACGGGCTGCGGCAGAGCGTCGGTGGCGTGTCGGTGGACGAGGAGATGGTGAACCTGATCGGCCAGCAGCAGGCCTACTCGGCGGCCGCCAAGATCGTCACCGCGGCCGACACCATGCTCCAGACCCTGCTCAACATGACCACCGCGACCGGGGCGTAG
- a CDS encoding rod-binding protein, with translation MKPLPGVGEIGRGASNPAPESQHAKLRKASHELEGVFVQQLFAAMREATPSDDLMGASQGEKMFTSMLDDAMAGQAAQRFDRGLGEALYRQLSRSLPPEKDGSGSAP, from the coding sequence ATGAAACCGCTGCCGGGAGTGGGCGAAATCGGCAGGGGCGCCTCGAATCCGGCGCCCGAGAGCCAGCACGCGAAGCTTCGCAAGGCGTCGCACGAGCTCGAGGGCGTGTTCGTGCAGCAACTGTTCGCGGCGATGCGGGAAGCGACGCCGTCCGACGACCTGATGGGTGCATCGCAGGGGGAGAAGATGTTCACGTCCATGCTCGACGACGCGATGGCCGGCCAGGCCGCTCAGCGCTTCGATCGCGGACTGGGCGAGGCGCTCTACCGCCAGCTCAGCCGCAGCCTGCCGCCCGAAAAGGACGGGAGCGGCTCCGCGCCGTGA
- a CDS encoding flagellar basal body L-ring protein FlgH, with protein MKIARESARTLAAALALVLLAAVGVRAARAQNDVAATPAPATPPVRTLAMASWTSDRMPLRPGDLLTVVVSEKTQSQEQVSQVSKADRSQKGTLDATANGTTAVGETHVATGLTGQSNDTGEAKRLGNLTATLTVKVVAITPEGLAQIEGSKKVTVDGRPQTVTLKGLVRPQDVTGGNRVDSSRIADAEILYTGKKMGPRNGFIGKLIGAIWP; from the coding sequence ATGAAGATCGCCCGTGAATCCGCGCGCACGCTGGCCGCGGCGCTCGCGCTCGTGCTGCTCGCCGCGGTCGGCGTTCGCGCCGCGCGCGCTCAGAACGATGTCGCCGCCACTCCGGCGCCGGCGACACCGCCAGTGCGAACTCTGGCCATGGCGTCGTGGACCTCGGATCGCATGCCGCTCAGGCCCGGCGATCTGCTCACCGTGGTGGTGAGCGAGAAGACCCAGTCGCAGGAGCAGGTGAGCCAGGTGTCGAAGGCCGACCGCAGCCAGAAGGGCACGCTCGACGCCACCGCCAACGGAACCACCGCGGTGGGCGAGACTCACGTCGCCACCGGGCTCACCGGTCAGTCGAACGACACCGGCGAAGCGAAGCGACTCGGCAATCTCACCGCCACGCTGACCGTGAAGGTGGTGGCGATCACACCCGAGGGACTCGCGCAGATCGAGGGCAGCAAGAAGGTGACGGTCGACGGCCGCCCGCAGACCGTGACGCTGAAGGGTCTGGTGCGCCCGCAGGACGTGACCGGCGGCAACCGCGTGGACTCGAGCCGGATCGCCGACGCCGAGATCCTCTACACCGGGAAGAAGATGGGTCCGCGGAATGGATTCATCGGCAAGCTGATCGGAGCGATCTGGCCATGA
- a CDS encoding flagellar motor protein MotB: protein MANKDREIPVRIIIRKKGHGSGHHGGAWKVAFADFMTAMFALFLVLWLISQSSDVKSAIAGYFQDPLGRADEFGSSILPGEGAQASTPRVLRNIDVLDLRRDRLQKLAGDIEQKIEDAPELESVKDQVQLTLTDEGLNIELIEDPNGVFFETGSGNPSARGRAVISLLGGELAKMPNQVRVDGYTDARPYADSSGYSNWELSSDRANAARRILVQHGLSMNKIAEVRGHADHDLRLPKDPFAAGNRRVTITVLIGPRPSLPSPDSIGVHRTEST from the coding sequence ATGGCGAACAAGGACCGCGAGATTCCGGTCCGGATCATCATCCGGAAGAAAGGCCACGGATCCGGTCATCACGGCGGCGCCTGGAAGGTCGCGTTCGCCGACTTCATGACCGCCATGTTCGCGCTGTTCCTGGTGCTGTGGTTGATCAGCCAGAGCTCCGACGTGAAATCGGCGATCGCCGGCTACTTCCAGGACCCGCTCGGCCGCGCCGACGAGTTCGGCAGCTCGATCCTGCCTGGTGAGGGCGCGCAGGCCTCGACGCCGCGCGTGTTGCGCAACATCGACGTGCTCGACCTGCGCCGCGACCGCCTGCAGAAGCTGGCCGGCGACATCGAGCAGAAGATCGAGGATGCGCCCGAGCTCGAATCGGTCAAGGATCAGGTGCAGCTCACGCTGACCGACGAGGGCCTCAACATCGAGCTGATCGAGGATCCGAACGGAGTGTTCTTCGAAACCGGCTCGGGCAACCCCAGCGCGCGTGGCCGCGCCGTGATCTCGCTGCTCGGCGGCGAGCTGGCGAAGATGCCCAATCAGGTGCGCGTCGACGGCTACACGGACGCGCGCCCCTACGCCGATTCGAGCGGCTACTCGAACTGGGAGCTGAGCTCCGATCGCGCCAACGCCGCGCGTCGCATCCTGGTGCAGCATGGTCTGTCCATGAACAAGATCGCCGAGGTGCGCGGCCACGCCGACCACGATCTCCGCCTGCCCAAGGATCCGTTCGCGGCCGGCAACCGGCGCGTCACCATCACGGTACTGATCGGACCCCGGCCCTCGCTGCCGTCTCCCGACTCGATCGGCGTCCACCGGACGGAGTCGACATGA
- the motA gene encoding flagellar motor stator protein MotA — MIALIGLIVVVGSVIGGFTVAGGQLAALFHVSEIIVICGTALGTLLISTPPSTLAGLAGRVGKIIQPSPFGRGLYLDALKMMFELFQIARRDGLVAIESHIEGPDKSAVFRKYARVLKHHHAIEFLCDSLRLVLVGSVPPHDLEMLLDSEIDVHHEQEARPVSALQRMSDGLPGIGIVAAVLGIVVTMGAIAGPIEQIGEHVAAALTGTFLGVLLAYGFIGPLSNGLDNLNQAEARFYQFMKASVVAFAKGFPPIVAVEFARRTIYAEDRPSFTEMETACKSLKAKAGAE; from the coding sequence ATGATCGCGCTCATCGGTCTCATCGTGGTGGTTGGCTCGGTGATCGGCGGCTTCACCGTCGCCGGCGGCCAGCTGGCCGCGCTCTTCCACGTCTCCGAGATCATCGTGATCTGCGGCACGGCGCTCGGAACCCTGCTCATCTCGACGCCGCCCAGCACGCTGGCCGGACTGGCCGGCCGGGTCGGCAAGATCATCCAGCCCTCGCCTTTCGGCCGCGGCCTCTACCTCGACGCGCTCAAGATGATGTTCGAGCTGTTCCAGATCGCGCGGCGCGACGGCCTGGTCGCGATCGAATCGCACATCGAGGGTCCCGACAAGAGCGCGGTGTTCCGCAAGTACGCCAGGGTGCTCAAGCATCATCACGCGATCGAGTTCCTGTGCGACTCGCTCCGCCTGGTGCTGGTGGGCAGCGTGCCGCCGCACGATCTCGAGATGCTGCTCGACAGCGAGATCGACGTCCATCACGAGCAGGAGGCGCGTCCGGTTTCGGCGCTGCAGCGGATGAGCGACGGATTGCCGGGCATCGGCATCGTGGCCGCGGTGCTCGGCATCGTGGTCACGATGGGCGCGATCGCCGGCCCGATCGAACAGATCGGCGAGCACGTCGCCGCGGCGCTCACCGGAACCTTCCTGGGTGTGCTGCTCGCCTACGGATTCATCGGCCCGCTCTCGAACGGTCTCGACAATCTCAATCAGGCCGAAGCGCGGTTCTACCAGTTCATGAAGGCCAGCGTGGTGGCGTTCGCCAAGGGTTTCCCGCCGATCGTGGCCGTGGAGTTCGCGCGCCGCACCATTTACGCCGAAGATCGCCCGTCGTTCACCGAGATGGAAACCGCCTGTAAGAGCCTGAAGGCCAAGGCCGGCGCGGAGTAG
- a CDS encoding SemiSWEET family transporter, with protein MRKTLPFTLLVVALAGCAELAVKHPVRVFLARVELKELVGFVAGLGTTLAALPDLLAMLKRRSSEGMNPRMAAITAVFQLVWLYYGLLILSRPVIVWNTIAVGINSLNVAAYFHFARRRKSERRQGVSAMPARAARRTQ; from the coding sequence TTGCGCAAGACCCTTCCCTTCACTCTCCTGGTCGTCGCGTTGGCAGGCTGCGCCGAGCTGGCGGTGAAGCATCCGGTGAGGGTGTTTCTGGCCCGCGTCGAGCTCAAGGAGCTGGTGGGGTTCGTCGCCGGCCTCGGAACGACGCTGGCCGCCCTCCCCGATCTGCTGGCGATGCTCAAGCGCCGCTCGAGCGAGGGCATGAACCCGAGAATGGCGGCCATCACGGCCGTCTTCCAGCTGGTGTGGCTCTACTACGGACTGCTGATCCTGTCGCGGCCGGTGATCGTGTGGAACACGATCGCGGTGGGGATCAACTCGCTGAACGTGGCCGCGTACTTTCATTTTGCTCGAAGAAGGAAGAGTGAGCGCCGGCAAGGCGTGAGTGCCATGCCCGCCCGCGCCGCAAGGAGGACCCAATGA
- a CDS encoding flagellar basal body P-ring protein FlgI: MSDRASHALPAALAATLVLACLWTSLALAAPARVGDLTQHAGETPVRLVGYGLVTGLDGSGDRAFGGIGSQTPTVRSIVNLLHRFDIDVPPDHLRPRDVAAVLVTAEISPFLKPGGRFEVQVAALGDATSLRGGVLWMTPLAAGPDQPVLGSAQGPLYVSSNGDTRSYWQRANAGRIAEGGILEAEVPGTGGIPDSVLVMRQPNLVTAQRVAAAINASFGAGTAKVRDPGAVALNPGPTRAETYLEFLAAVDTLMVTAEEPGKIVIDSRDGTVVAGGDVRVGAAVVTHRGITLQIGGSGSRAEATGLVRMDPPAAVEDVAAGLHAAGARPDDLVAIFEALRSAGALSAPVVVR; encoded by the coding sequence ATGAGCGATCGCGCCTCTCACGCGCTTCCCGCGGCGCTGGCCGCGACGCTCGTCCTGGCGTGCCTCTGGACATCACTCGCGCTCGCCGCTCCGGCGCGCGTCGGCGATCTGACCCAGCACGCCGGAGAGACGCCGGTGCGCCTGGTCGGCTATGGCCTGGTGACCGGGCTCGACGGCAGCGGCGATCGCGCCTTTGGCGGCATCGGCTCCCAGACGCCGACGGTGCGCTCGATCGTCAATCTGCTCCATCGCTTCGACATCGACGTCCCGCCCGATCATCTTCGCCCGCGCGACGTCGCGGCGGTGCTGGTGACCGCCGAGATTTCTCCGTTCCTGAAACCCGGGGGCCGCTTCGAAGTGCAGGTCGCGGCGCTCGGCGACGCGACCTCGTTGCGCGGCGGGGTGCTGTGGATGACGCCGCTCGCCGCCGGGCCCGATCAGCCGGTGCTGGGGAGCGCGCAGGGGCCGCTCTACGTTTCGAGCAACGGCGACACGCGCTCGTACTGGCAGCGCGCCAATGCAGGACGCATTGCCGAGGGCGGCATCCTCGAGGCCGAGGTCCCCGGAACCGGTGGAATCCCCGACAGCGTGCTGGTGATGCGCCAGCCCAACCTCGTCACCGCGCAACGGGTTGCCGCGGCGATCAACGCCTCGTTCGGGGCGGGCACCGCGAAGGTGCGCGATCCCGGGGCGGTGGCCCTCAACCCCGGACCCACCCGAGCCGAGACTTACCTCGAGTTCCTCGCCGCCGTGGACACCCTGATGGTGACGGCCGAGGAGCCCGGGAAGATCGTAATCGACAGCCGTGACGGCACCGTGGTCGCCGGAGGCGACGTACGGGTCGGCGCGGCGGTGGTGACCCACCGCGGCATCACGCTCCAGATCGGAGGGAGCGGCAGCCGCGCTGAAGCGACGGGGCTGGTGCGGATGGACCCGCCTGCCGCGGTGGAAGACGTAGCAGCGGGACTGCACGCGGCCGGCGCGCGTCCCGACGACCTGGTCGCGATCTTCGAGGCGCTGCGTTCGGCCGGCGCGCTGAGCGCCCCGGTGGTGGTGCGATGA